The window GGTGAGTCGATATCGGAAAGTGACGCATGGGGTGGCCGGATGTGGCGACCCTCGTAGCCATGGGGACCAGTGTGCTCAGCCTGCGGATGGACGGGGAGCTGCTCGAAAGGCTCCGGCACCACGCGGCCAAAAGGGGGATGAGCGTGCAGGACTATGTGGTCCGCACGCTCATCCGGGACGACTTCGACGAACGCTTCCAGTCCGCCGTCGAGGAGACGGAGAAGTTCTACGGCGTCACGTGACGCCGCAGGACCCCCGTCAGGTGAGGCCGAGGGCCGGCATCAGGTAGTAGAAGGCGAACACCGCCGAGACGACGTACATCGCGGCCGGGATCTCCCGGGCCCGGCCGGCGGCCAGGCGCAGCACGGTGAAGGTGATGAAGCCCATGCCGATGCCGTTGGTGATCGAGTAGGTGAACGGCATCATCAGCATCGTCACGAAGGCCGGGATGGCGATCGTGTAGTCCGCCCAGTCGATCTCCTTGACGGAGTTCGACAGGATCAGGAAGCCGACCGCGATCAGCGCCGGGGTGGCCGCCTGGGACGGCACCATCGTGGCGATCGGCGTGAGGAACAGCGCGACCGCGAAGAGACCGCCGGTGACGACGTTGGCGAGACCCGTGCGGGCGCCCTCGCCGACCCCGGCCGTGGACTCCACGAACGCGGTGGTGGCCGAGGAGGAGCTGGCACCGCCCGCCGCGACCGC of the Streptomyces sp. 1222.5 genome contains:
- a CDS encoding ribbon-helix-helix protein, CopG family, producing MGTSVLSLRMDGELLERLRHHAAKRGMSVQDYVVRTLIRDDFDERFQSAVEETEKFYGVT